The Linepithema humile isolate Giens D197 chromosome 2, Lhum_UNIL_v1.0, whole genome shotgun sequence genome has a segment encoding these proteins:
- the LOC105668101 gene encoding protein diaphanous homolog 2-like, protein MSPQHVNRIRREKKKKMSEKKKNTSPNAATSTENAEIAALKEELRKLKEKYGDSQGEKMPSLPPGSPPPSPPPSSLELEPLSLSGSPPSSGPPPPPGPPPSSGPPLQAVLQLPTLLQQPLPPPPPPPLPPASASPSPVVDTSYLPPYIVKEIKNWQRQQQQQWQQQQQQQWQWQQWGQNHMPVLPPRWSRGRGGGNRGHRGGRGGNRGGGGHRPVHFHF, encoded by the exons ATGTCGCCGCAGCATGTGAATAGAATAcgcagagagaaaaaaaaaa aaatgagcgagaaaaagaaaaatacttccCCCAATGCAGCGACTTCTACTGAAAATGCAGAAATCGCTGCATTGAAGGAAGAATTGAGAaaactaaaagaaaaatatggcgATAGCCAAGGAGAAAAAATGCCATCCCTGCCACCGGGGTCACCGCCGCCGTCACCGCCGCCATCATCATTGGAATTAGAACCACTGTCATTATCGGGGTCACCGCCGTCATCGGggccaccgccgccaccagGGCCACCGCCGTCATCGGGGCCACCGCTGCAAGCGGTTTTACAGTTGCCAACATTGTTGCAGCAGCCGctaccaccgccgccgccgccgccgctgccaccAGCATCAGCCTCACCTTCACCAGTGGTAGATACATCGTATCTACCACCATATATCGTGAAag aaATCAAGAATTGGCagcggcagcagcagcaacaatggcagcagcaacagcagcaacaatgGCAGTGGCAGCAGTGGGGACAAAATCACATGCCAGTTCTac CACCACGGTGGAgtagaggaagaggaggaggaaatcGCGGTCACCGAGGAGGTCGCGGTGGAAATCGCGGTGGAGGTGGACACCGGCCGGTCCACTTCCATTTTTAA
- the LOC136997843 gene encoding uncharacterized protein — MVAFIEEQLERKGYAVGAFLDIEGAFNNIPHEVVCEEAARRGVPMKLVEWIRGMLGRRVMTSLGTAKVCGWVGRGFPQGGVLSPLLWCLVADGLLRTLDDRGFTAQGYADDVAILVRGPFLETLLELMQGALEVVEKWCQGTGLAVNLLKTGLTVFTRKYKVGTIVGPTLGGVRLVPTESVKYLGVILDKKLLWEEHFRNRCKSLCQYFWMCRRTFGQTWGLKPSMIHWIYTAILRPRLTYATVVWWTRVQKKTAKVALEHVRALILRGALGAMVTTPVAAMGVMFGIEPFYQVVVAAAAMAAYHLRCELKWKKGARHTRLSEDVLLDPIFEMRQDRIPIIRASDRRFKVHIPRPEEWEKEGGNLRARVRGEDVWYTDGSKTDTGSGAGFFGSREGWKECISLDSYATVFQAEIVAILSCAQTVRSRVEAGGHIRICTDSQAAIKALGAPTITSRLVRECRCVLNELAREREVTVTWVPGHSGIQGNECADQLAKAGSELTMVGPGPALGIPFCLGRGRIKEWLRREHLRHWRVESESKCRQARALMGDTPNRELAWSIRALSRKDARTAVHILTGHGTLNYHMYKLGRSDTSKCRACGDNEETSLHVLSDCPAQAGLRHKMLGSALLRPEQIRKLPVRDLILFWRKTGLS, encoded by the coding sequence ATGGTAGCGTTTATTGAGGAGCAGCTGGAAAGGAAGGGCTACGCAGTGGGTGCTTTCTTGGACATAGAGGGCGCCTTTAACAATATACCGCACGAGGTAGTGTGTGAGGAAGCCGCCAGAAGAGGTGTCCCGATGAAGCTCGTCGAGTGGATCCGGGGCATGCTAGGGAGGCGTGTGATGACTTCGCTGGGAACTGCGAAAGTCTGTGGGTGGGTGGGAAGAGGCTTCCCGCAGGGCGGAGTACTTTCCCCACTTTTATGGTGCCTGGTAGCAGACGGTTTATTAAGGACACTGGACGATAGAGGCTTCACTGCACAAGGCTACGCGGACGACGTGGCAATACTTGTGCGAGGCCCTTTTCTAGAGACGCTTCTAGAGCTCATGCAGGGGGCACTGGAAGTTGTAGAAAAGTGGTGTCAGGGGACAGGTTTAGCGGTGAATCTACTGAAAACCGGTCTTACTGTCTTCACTCGCAAATACAAGGTGGGCACCATTGTGGGACCCACTCTTGGAGGAGTAAGGTTAGTTCCGACCGAATCGGTGAAATATTTAGGAGTTATCCTGGATAAGAAACTGCTTTGGGAGGAGCACTTTCGTAATCGGTGCAAAAGCTTGTGCCAGTATTTTTGGATGTGTAGAAGGACCTTTGGCCAGACTTGGGGCTTGAAACCGAGTATGATACACTGGATCTACACAGCCATACTTCGCCCCAGACTCACATACGCAACCGTAGTATGGTGGACTAGGGTGCAAAAGAAAACAGCCAAAGTTGCGCTGGAGCATGTCAGGGCTCTGATTTTGAGAGGGGCCCTGGGTGCTATGGTTACGACACCAGTGGCGGCGATGGGCGTAATGTTCGGCATCGAACCATTTTATCAGGTGGTGGTGGCTGCTGCAGCAATGGCGGCATACCATCTGAGATGCGAACTAAAATGGAAGAAGGGAGCCCGGCATACGAGACTGTCGGAAGACGTTCTGCTGGATCCGATATTCGAGATGCGACAGGACAGAATACCTATTATTCGGGCTTCTGATAGGCGCTTCAAAGTGCATATACCGAGGCCGGAGGAGTGGGAAAAGGAAGGTGGAAACTTAAGGGCTCGAGTGCGTGGAGAAGATGTCTGGTATACGGACGGCTCCAAGACGGACACGGGCTCCGGGGCCGGCTTCTTTGGCAGTCGAGAGGGATGGAAGGAGTGCATTTCTCTCGACAGTTATGCCACGGTATTCCAAGCGGAGATTGTGGCTATCCTAAGCTGTGCTCAGACCGTGCGGAGTAGAGTAGAGGCGGGGGGGCACATCAGGATTTGTACGGACAGCCAGGCAGCCATCAAGGCGCTAGGGGCTCCGACAATAACGTCGCGGTTGGTTCGAGAGTGCAGGTGCGTTCTGAACGAactggcgagagagagagaagtcacCGTTACCTGGGTGCCGGGTCACTCGGGCATCCAGGGTAATGAATGTGCGGACCAGCTGGCAAAAGCGGGTTCAGAATTAACGATGGTAGGACCGGGGCCGGCTCTGGGAATCCCCTTTTGTTTAGGAAGGGGGAGGATCAAAGAATGGCTCCGCAGAGAACATCTAAGACACTGGAGAGTAGAATCTGAGTCCAAATGCAGACAGGCTAGAGCTCTGATGGGAGATACTCCTAATAGGGAACTGGCTTGGAGCATAAGGGCTCTGAGTAGGAAAGATGCCAGGACAGCGGTACACATACTGACGGGTCATGGCACCTTAAACTACCACATGTACAAGCTTGGGCGTAGCGATACATCCAAGTGCAGGGCATGTGGAGACAACGAGGAAACAAGCCTTCATGTGCTCAGCGACTGTCCTGCACAGGCAGGGTTGAGACACAAGATGCTGGGCTCAGCACTACTTAGGCCCGAGCAGATCAGGAAGCTGCCGGTGAGGGATCTGATtctcttttggagaaaaacaGGTCTCTCATGA